The Arachis hypogaea cultivar Tifrunner chromosome 14, arahy.Tifrunner.gnm2.J5K5, whole genome shotgun sequence genome has a segment encoding these proteins:
- the LOC112741902 gene encoding tRNase Z TRZ1 isoform X2, whose product MEPKNEQPNSSKKAKDLNIEGYPVGGLSIGGHETCIIFPTLKVAFDIGRCPPRAVSQDFLLISHAHMDHIGGLPMYVATRGLYRMKPPTIIVPISVKEDVEKLFEVHRKMDHSELKHNLIGLDVGEEFYLRKDLKVKAFRTYHVISSQITYTLTEPEIAFTGDTMSDFIVDESNTDVLRARILVIECTFVNNSITVEHAKDYGHTHLSEIIGYAERFKNRAILLIHFSARYTVEEIEEAVTGLPPPLAGRTFALTEGF is encoded by the exons ATGGAGCCAAAAAATGAGCAGCCAAATTCTTCAAAGAAAGCAAAGGATCTGAATATTGAGGGTTACCCAGTTGGGGGTCTGTCCATTGGAGGCCATGAAACTTGCATCATATTTCCCACTCTTAAAGTAGCTTTCGACATTGGTCGCTGCCCACCTCGCGCCGTTTCCCAAGACTTTCTGTTGATCTCCCATGCGCACATGGATCACATA GGAGGACTACCGATGTATGTTGCCACACGTGGCCTGTACCGTATGAAGCCACCAACAATTATTGTACCAATTTCAGTAAAAGAGGATGTAGAGAAACTCTTTGAAGTCCATAGGAAAATGGACCATTCAGAGCTCAAGCACAACTTGATTGGGTTAGATGTAG GAGAGGAGTTTTATTTGAGAAAAGATCTTAAAGTAAAAGCATTTCGGACTTACCATGTTATATCCAGCCAG ATAACATACACTTTGACAGAACCTGAGATCGCATTCACGGGAGACACCATGTCAGATTTCATAGTTGATGAAAGTAACACTGATGTTTTGCGGGCTAGAATTCTTGTCATAGAG TGTACCTTCGTGAACAATTCAATCACTGTGGAGCATGCCAAAGATTATGGACACACGCATCTGTCTGAG ATAATTGGATATGCCGAACGGTTTAAGAACAGAGCAATCCTCTTGATTCACTTTTCAGCGCGTTACACCGTGGAG GAAATTGAAGAAGCTGTAACTGGTTTGCCACCCCCTCTAGCTGGTCGAACTTTTGCACTTACCGAAGGTTTCTGA
- the LOC112741904 gene encoding uncharacterized protein — protein MALRKFVNEIRGLKVKELPNYIKPKLSLDYIKNSFNRGLDNYYTKYIETSSPDPLYHVCFGGMVLSYLVNLPEERRHYEHLEHERLAKAHGSAAAHH, from the coding sequence ATGGCGCTGAGGAAGTTCGTCAACGAGATAAGGGGTTTGAAGGTGAAGGAGCTTCCCAACTACATCAAGCCCAAGTTATCTCTCGATTACATCAAGAACTCCTTTAACCGTGGCTTGGATAACTACTACACCAAGTACATCGAAACCAGTTCTCCTGATCCACTCTACCATGTTTGCTTCGGCGGCATGGTTTTGTCCTACCTCGTTAATCTTCCCGAGGAGCGCCGTCACTACGAGCACCTTGAGCACGAGCGCCTCGCTAAGGCACACGGTTCCGCCGCCGCCCACCATTGA
- the LOC112741902 gene encoding tRNase Z TRZ1 isoform X1: MEPKNEQPNSSKKAKDLNIEGYPVGGLSIGGHETCIIFPTLKVAFDIGRCPPRAVSQDFLLISHAHMDHIGGLPMYVATRGLYRMKPPTIIVPISVKEDVEKLFEVHRKMDHSELKHNLIGLDVGEEFYLRKDLKVKAFRTYHVISSQGYILYYVRQKLKPEYIGLSGNEIKNLKSSGVEITYTLTEPEIAFTGDTMSDFIVDESNTDVLRARILVIECTFVNNSITVEHAKDYGHTHLSEIIGYAERFKNRAILLIHFSARYTVEEIEEAVTGLPPPLAGRTFALTEGF, translated from the exons ATGGAGCCAAAAAATGAGCAGCCAAATTCTTCAAAGAAAGCAAAGGATCTGAATATTGAGGGTTACCCAGTTGGGGGTCTGTCCATTGGAGGCCATGAAACTTGCATCATATTTCCCACTCTTAAAGTAGCTTTCGACATTGGTCGCTGCCCACCTCGCGCCGTTTCCCAAGACTTTCTGTTGATCTCCCATGCGCACATGGATCACATA GGAGGACTACCGATGTATGTTGCCACACGTGGCCTGTACCGTATGAAGCCACCAACAATTATTGTACCAATTTCAGTAAAAGAGGATGTAGAGAAACTCTTTGAAGTCCATAGGAAAATGGACCATTCAGAGCTCAAGCACAACTTGATTGGGTTAGATGTAG GAGAGGAGTTTTATTTGAGAAAAGATCTTAAAGTAAAAGCATTTCGGACTTACCATGTTATATCCAGCCAG GGTTATATACTGTACTATGTAAGGCAGAAACTTAAACCAGAGTACATTGGTCTTTCCGGAAATGAAATCAAGAATTTGAAGTCTTCGGGTGTGGAG ATAACATACACTTTGACAGAACCTGAGATCGCATTCACGGGAGACACCATGTCAGATTTCATAGTTGATGAAAGTAACACTGATGTTTTGCGGGCTAGAATTCTTGTCATAGAG TGTACCTTCGTGAACAATTCAATCACTGTGGAGCATGCCAAAGATTATGGACACACGCATCTGTCTGAG ATAATTGGATATGCCGAACGGTTTAAGAACAGAGCAATCCTCTTGATTCACTTTTCAGCGCGTTACACCGTGGAG GAAATTGAAGAAGCTGTAACTGGTTTGCCACCCCCTCTAGCTGGTCGAACTTTTGCACTTACCGAAGGTTTCTGA